From Deltaproteobacteria bacterium, a single genomic window includes:
- a CDS encoding head decoration protein produces the protein MPTITTAKTLDAVVRYEQDKEFSREKVVFTGSAAVQVGQVLGRVLFDVNAAEKGTNTGAGTVGTVTAGKKVQIGTYTLACIAKVAGAGTFKVIAPDGTRLNDATVGSAYTSEHLNFTIADGDPDFEVGDSFTVEIEAGSGACKGLDLSATDGTQIAAAIAYGAYNATDGDVTGVAIVREAGVIESGLVWPAGATAGQKADALRELKTQGIVALVEA, from the coding sequence GACAAGGAGTTTTCCAGGGAAAAGGTCGTCTTTACTGGCTCGGCCGCCGTCCAGGTCGGCCAGGTCCTGGGCCGGGTCCTGTTTGATGTCAATGCCGCCGAGAAAGGGACCAATACCGGAGCCGGAACGGTCGGCACCGTGACCGCCGGGAAAAAAGTCCAGATCGGGACCTACACCCTGGCCTGCATTGCCAAGGTGGCCGGGGCCGGGACCTTCAAGGTCATCGCCCCTGACGGGACCCGCCTCAACGACGCCACTGTCGGCTCGGCCTACACCTCCGAGCACCTCAACTTCACCATTGCCGACGGCGACCCGGATTTCGAGGTTGGCGACTCCTTCACCGTCGAGATCGAGGCCGGATCCGGAGCCTGCAAGGGCCTGGACCTGTCCGCCACAGACGGCACCCAGATCGCGGCCGCCATCGCCTATGGGGCCTATAACGCCACCGACGGCGACGTGACCGGGGTGGCCATTGTCCGCGAGGCCGGAGTGATCGAATCCGGTCTGGTCTGGCCCGCCGGAGCCACGGCCGGACAAAAGGCCGACGCCCTGCGAGAACTCAAAACCCAGGGCATCGTCGCCTTGGTCGAGGCATAG